From Triticum urartu cultivar G1812 chromosome 2, Tu2.1, whole genome shotgun sequence, a single genomic window includes:
- the LOC125538965 gene encoding DNA mismatch repair protein MSH1, mitochondrial isoform X3: MPVVGISRSAKGYCLISVLETMKTYSAEEGLTEEAVVTKLRICRYHHLYLHSSLRNNSSGTSRWGEFGEGGLLWGECNGKSFDWFDGSPIDELLCKVREIYGLDEKTTFRNVTISLEGRPQPLYLGTATQIGVIPTEGIPSLPKMLLPPNCAGLPSMYIRDLLLNPPSFDVASAIQEACRLMCSITCSIPEFTCIPSAKLVKLLESKEVNHIEFCRIKNVLDEIMLMNGNTELSAIQNKLLEPASVVTGLKVDADILIKECRFISKRIGEVISLAGESDQAITSSEYIPKEFFNDMESSWKGRVKRVHAEEEFANVDVAAQALSTAVTEDFLPIIVRVKAVMSSHGSSKGEISYAKEHGAVWFKGRRLAPTVWANTPGEEQIKQLKPAIDSKGRRVGEEWFTTTKVENALARYHEACDNAKGKVLELLRGLSSELQDKTNILVFCSTLLIITKALFGHVSEGLRRGWVLPAIYPLSKDYSTEENSSEMDLLRLFPYWLDTNQGNAILNDVNMRSLFILTGPNGGGKSSMLRSVCAAALLGVCGLMVPAASAVIPHFDSIMLHMKAYDSPADGKSSFQIEMSEIRSLVSRATGRSLVLIDEICRGTETAKGTCIAGSIIERLDDVGCLGIVSTHLHGIFDLPLSLNNTDFKAMGTEVVNGCIQPTWRLMDGICRESLAFQTARKEGMPDLIIKRAEELYLTMSRSNKQTSSTAHHGPSVGYSNVNGLVDMPDGLGNFFEPPSGATGLVRKDVESIVTAICKDKLLDLYNKRSISELVEVVCVTVGPREQPPPSTVGRSSIYIIIRRDNKLYVGQTDDLVGRLGAHRSQEGMQDATILYIIVPGKSVACQLETLLINQLPSKGFKLTNKADGKHRNFGMSVTSGEAMAAH; the protein is encoded by the exons ATGCCGGTAGTTG GGATTTCACGCTCCGCGAAAGGCTATTGCTTGATTTCTGTGCTAGAAACCATGAAAACTTATTCAGCTGAGGAGGGCCTAACAGAGGAAGCCGTAGTCACTAAGCTGCGTATATGCCGTTATCATCATTTATACCTTCACAGTTCTCTGAGGAATAATTCTTCAG GGACATCACGCTGGGGAGAATTTGGCGAGGGAGGGCTCTTGTGGGGAGAGTGCAACGGAAAGTCTTTTGACTGGTTTGATGGCTCTCCTATTGACGAACTTTTATGCAAG GTAAGGGAAATATATGGCCTGGATGAGAAAACTACTTTTCGCAACGTCACTATCTCGTTGGAAGGGAGGCCTCAACCTTTATATCTTGGAACTGCTACTCAAATTG GAGTGATACCAACTGAGGGGATCCCCAGTTTACCAAAAATGCTACTCCCTCCAAATTGTGCCGGGCTTCCATCAAT GTATATAAGAGATCTTCTTCTTAATCCTCCATCTTTTGATGTTGCCTCTGCAATTCAAG AGGCTTGCAGGCTTATGTGCAGCATAACTTGTTCGATTCCAGAATTTACTTGCATACCATCCGCGAAG CTTGTGAAATTACTTGAGTCAAAAGAGGTTAATCACATCGAGTTTTGTAGAATAAAAAATGTCCTTGACGAGATTATGTTAATGAATGGAAACACCGAGCTTTCAGCTATCCAGAACAAATTGCTCGAACCTGCTTCGGTGGTTACCGGGTTGAAAGTTGATGCTGATATACTA ATTAAAGAATGTAGATTTATTTCCAAACGTATAGGTGAAGTGATATCTTTAGCTGGCGAAAGTGATCAGGCAATAACTTCATCGGAATATATTCCCAAGGAGTTCTTTAATGATATGGAGTCATCTTGGAAGGGGCGTGTGAAAAGGGTCCATGCCGAAGAAGAGTTCGCCAATGTTGATGTCGCTGCTCAGGCATTATCAACAGCG GTCACTGAAGATTTTCTGCCAATTATTGTAAGAGTAAAAGCCGTGATGTCCTCGCATGGAAGTTCTAAAGGGGAAATCTCTTACGCAAAAGAACATGGGGCTGTTTGGTTTAAAGGGAGGCGACTCGCACCAACTGTGTGGGCCAACACACCTGGTGAAGAACAGATAAAACAACTAAAGCCTGCGATTGATTCAAAAGGTAGAAGAGTTGGGGAAGAATGGTTTACAACAACCAAAGTTGAGAATGCTTTAGCCAG GTATCATGAAGCTTGTGATAATGCAAAAGGTAAAGTTCTAGAGCTATTGAGAGGTCTTTCAAGCGAATTACAGGACAAGACCAATATCCTTGTCTTCTGCTCAACGTTGCTCATCATAACAAAAGCACTTTTTGGTCATGTTAG TGAGGGTCTAAGAAGGGGCTGGGTGCTTCCTGCCATATATCCCTTATCTAAG GATTATAGTACGGAAGAAAACTCAAGCGAAATGGATTTATTAAGACTCTTTCCTTACTGGCTTGATACTAATCAAGGGAATGCAATACTGAATGATGTCAACATGCGTTCTTTGTTTATTTTGACTGGTCCAAATGGTGGAGGTAAATCCAGTATGCTGCGATCAGTCTGCGCGGCTGCATTGCTTGGAGTATGTGGCCTGATGGTGCCAGCTGCTTCAGCTGTCATCCCACACTTTGATTCTATAATGCTGCATATGAAGGCCTATGACAGTCCAGCTGATGGGAAAAGTTCGTTTCAG ATCGAAATGTCAGAGATACGATCTTTAGTTAGTCGAGCTACTGGTAGGAGTCTTGTTCTCATCGATGAAATTTGTAGAGGCACAGAAACTGCAAAAGGAACTTGTATAGCTGGTAGCATCATTGAAAGGCTGGATGACGTTGGCTGCCTGGGCATCGTATCAACCcatttacatggcatttttgacCTTCCTCTTTCACTCAACAATACTGATTTCAAGGCTATGGGAACAGAAGTGGTCAATGGGTGCATTCAGCCAACATGGAGACTTATGGATGGCATCTGCAGAGAAAGCCTTGCTTTTCAAACAGCCAGGAAGGAAGGTATGCCTGACTTGATAATTAAAAGAGCAGAGGAGCTATATTTGACCATGAGCAGAAGCAACAAACAGACATCATCAACAGCCCACCATGGGCCTTCCGTTGGCTACTCCAATGTAAATGGCTTGGTTGATATGCCCGATGGTCTGGGAAATTTCTTCGAACCTCCGTCAGGTGCTACTGGACTGGTGCGAAAGGATGTCGAGAGCATTGTTACTGCAATATGCAAAGATAAACTGTTGGATCTCTACAACAAGAGAAGCATCTCAGAACTGGTTGAGGTGGTCTGCGTTACTGTAGGTCCTAGGGAGCAACCGCCACCTTCAACTGTTGGGAGGTCCAGCATCTATATCATCATCAGACGTGACAACAAGCTCTATGTTGGACAG ACGGATGATCTTGTGGGCCGTCTTGGTGCTCATAGATCCCAGGAAGGTATGCAGGATGCCACAATATTATACATCATTGTTCCTGGCAAGAGTGTTGCCTGCCAACTGGAGACTCTTCTCATAAATCAGCTACCCTCGAAAGGTTTTAAGCTCACCAACAAGGCAGATGGCAAGCATCGGAACTTTGGTATGTCTGTAACCTCTGGAGAAGCCATGGCTGCACACTGA
- the LOC125538965 gene encoding DNA mismatch repair protein MSH1, mitochondrial isoform X1, whose amino-acid sequence MQRLLASSVVAAAPRWLPVADSILRRRRPRRSPLPILLFNRSWSKPKKVSRSISMVSSKVNKHGNLCNEGMLSHIIWWKERMESCRKPSSVQLTQRLVYSNILGLDPTLRNGSLKDGTLNMEMLQFKSKFPREVLLCRVGDFYEAIGFDACILVEHAGLNPFGGLRSDSIPKAGCPIMNLRQTLDDLTRCGYSVCIVEEIQGPTQARARKGRFISGHAHPGSPYVFGLAEVDHDLEFPDPMPVVGISRSAKGYCLISVLETMKTYSAEEGLTEEAVVTKLRICRYHHLYLHSSLRNNSSGTSRWGEFGEGGLLWGECNGKSFDWFDGSPIDELLCKVREIYGLDEKTTFRNVTISLEGRPQPLYLGTATQIGVIPTEGIPSLPKMLLPPNCAGLPSMYIRDLLLNPPSFDVASAIQEACRLMCSITCSIPEFTCIPSAKLVKLLESKEVNHIEFCRIKNVLDEIMLMNGNTELSAIQNKLLEPASVVTGLKVDADILIKECRFISKRIGEVISLAGESDQAITSSEYIPKEFFNDMESSWKGRVKRVHAEEEFANVDVAAQALSTAVTEDFLPIIVRVKAVMSSHGSSKGEISYAKEHGAVWFKGRRLAPTVWANTPGEEQIKQLKPAIDSKGRRVGEEWFTTTKVENALARYHEACDNAKGKVLELLRGLSSELQDKTNILVFCSTLLIITKALFGHVSEGLRRGWVLPAIYPLSKDYSTEENSSEMDLLRLFPYWLDTNQGNAILNDVNMRSLFILTGPNGGGKSSMLRSVCAAALLGVCGLMVPAASAVIPHFDSIMLHMKAYDSPADGKSSFQIEMSEIRSLVSRATGRSLVLIDEICRGTETAKGTCIAGSIIERLDDVGCLGIVSTHLHGIFDLPLSLNNTDFKAMGTEVVNGCIQPTWRLMDGICRESLAFQTARKEGMPDLIIKRAEELYLTMSRSNKQTSSTAHHGPSVGYSNVNGLVDMPDGLGNFFEPPSGATGLVRKDVESIVTAICKDKLLDLYNKRSISELVEVVCVTVGPREQPPPSTVGRSSIYIIIRRDNKLYVGQTDDLVGRLGAHRSQEGMQDATILYIIVPGKSVACQLETLLINQLPSKGFKLTNKADGKHRNFGMSVTSGEAMAAH is encoded by the exons ATGCAGCGGCTGCTGGCGAGCTCGGTCGTGGCCGCCGCGCCGCGGTGGCTCCCCGTTGCCGACTCGATCctccggcgccgccgcccgcgccgttCCCCGCTCCCCATCCT GTTATTCAACAGGTCTTGGTCCAAACCAAAGAAGGTTTCACGGAGCATTTCGATGGTGTCTAGTAAGGTGAACAAACATGGGAATCTCTGCAACGAAGGCATGCTGTCTCATATTATCTGGTGGAAAGAG AGAATGGAGAGCTGCAGGAAGCCATCATCTGTCCAATTGACTCAGAGACTCGTGTATTCGAACATATTAGGGTTGGATCCAACTTTAAGGAATGGAAG CTTAAAGGATGGAACCCTGAACATGGAGATGTTACAATTCAAATCGAAGTTTCCTCGCGAGGTCCTACTTTGCAGA GTAGGAGATTTCTACGAAGCCATTGGATTTGATGCCTGCATTCTTGTAGAGCATGCAGGCTTAAATCCTTTTGGAGGCTTGCGTTCTGACAGTATTCCAAAAGCTGGATGTCCCATCATG AATTTGCGGCAAACATTGGATGATTTGACTCGGTGTGGTTATTCTGTG TGCATAGTTGAGGAAATTCAAGGCCCAACTCAAGCCCGTGCTCGGAAAGGTCGATTTATTTCTGG CCATGCACATCCTGGTAGTCCTTATGTATTTGGGCTTGCTGAAGTAGACCATGATCTTGAGTTTCCTGACCCAATGCCGGTAGTTG GGATTTCACGCTCCGCGAAAGGCTATTGCTTGATTTCTGTGCTAGAAACCATGAAAACTTATTCAGCTGAGGAGGGCCTAACAGAGGAAGCCGTAGTCACTAAGCTGCGTATATGCCGTTATCATCATTTATACCTTCACAGTTCTCTGAGGAATAATTCTTCAG GGACATCACGCTGGGGAGAATTTGGCGAGGGAGGGCTCTTGTGGGGAGAGTGCAACGGAAAGTCTTTTGACTGGTTTGATGGCTCTCCTATTGACGAACTTTTATGCAAG GTAAGGGAAATATATGGCCTGGATGAGAAAACTACTTTTCGCAACGTCACTATCTCGTTGGAAGGGAGGCCTCAACCTTTATATCTTGGAACTGCTACTCAAATTG GAGTGATACCAACTGAGGGGATCCCCAGTTTACCAAAAATGCTACTCCCTCCAAATTGTGCCGGGCTTCCATCAAT GTATATAAGAGATCTTCTTCTTAATCCTCCATCTTTTGATGTTGCCTCTGCAATTCAAG AGGCTTGCAGGCTTATGTGCAGCATAACTTGTTCGATTCCAGAATTTACTTGCATACCATCCGCGAAG CTTGTGAAATTACTTGAGTCAAAAGAGGTTAATCACATCGAGTTTTGTAGAATAAAAAATGTCCTTGACGAGATTATGTTAATGAATGGAAACACCGAGCTTTCAGCTATCCAGAACAAATTGCTCGAACCTGCTTCGGTGGTTACCGGGTTGAAAGTTGATGCTGATATACTA ATTAAAGAATGTAGATTTATTTCCAAACGTATAGGTGAAGTGATATCTTTAGCTGGCGAAAGTGATCAGGCAATAACTTCATCGGAATATATTCCCAAGGAGTTCTTTAATGATATGGAGTCATCTTGGAAGGGGCGTGTGAAAAGGGTCCATGCCGAAGAAGAGTTCGCCAATGTTGATGTCGCTGCTCAGGCATTATCAACAGCG GTCACTGAAGATTTTCTGCCAATTATTGTAAGAGTAAAAGCCGTGATGTCCTCGCATGGAAGTTCTAAAGGGGAAATCTCTTACGCAAAAGAACATGGGGCTGTTTGGTTTAAAGGGAGGCGACTCGCACCAACTGTGTGGGCCAACACACCTGGTGAAGAACAGATAAAACAACTAAAGCCTGCGATTGATTCAAAAGGTAGAAGAGTTGGGGAAGAATGGTTTACAACAACCAAAGTTGAGAATGCTTTAGCCAG GTATCATGAAGCTTGTGATAATGCAAAAGGTAAAGTTCTAGAGCTATTGAGAGGTCTTTCAAGCGAATTACAGGACAAGACCAATATCCTTGTCTTCTGCTCAACGTTGCTCATCATAACAAAAGCACTTTTTGGTCATGTTAG TGAGGGTCTAAGAAGGGGCTGGGTGCTTCCTGCCATATATCCCTTATCTAAG GATTATAGTACGGAAGAAAACTCAAGCGAAATGGATTTATTAAGACTCTTTCCTTACTGGCTTGATACTAATCAAGGGAATGCAATACTGAATGATGTCAACATGCGTTCTTTGTTTATTTTGACTGGTCCAAATGGTGGAGGTAAATCCAGTATGCTGCGATCAGTCTGCGCGGCTGCATTGCTTGGAGTATGTGGCCTGATGGTGCCAGCTGCTTCAGCTGTCATCCCACACTTTGATTCTATAATGCTGCATATGAAGGCCTATGACAGTCCAGCTGATGGGAAAAGTTCGTTTCAG ATCGAAATGTCAGAGATACGATCTTTAGTTAGTCGAGCTACTGGTAGGAGTCTTGTTCTCATCGATGAAATTTGTAGAGGCACAGAAACTGCAAAAGGAACTTGTATAGCTGGTAGCATCATTGAAAGGCTGGATGACGTTGGCTGCCTGGGCATCGTATCAACCcatttacatggcatttttgacCTTCCTCTTTCACTCAACAATACTGATTTCAAGGCTATGGGAACAGAAGTGGTCAATGGGTGCATTCAGCCAACATGGAGACTTATGGATGGCATCTGCAGAGAAAGCCTTGCTTTTCAAACAGCCAGGAAGGAAGGTATGCCTGACTTGATAATTAAAAGAGCAGAGGAGCTATATTTGACCATGAGCAGAAGCAACAAACAGACATCATCAACAGCCCACCATGGGCCTTCCGTTGGCTACTCCAATGTAAATGGCTTGGTTGATATGCCCGATGGTCTGGGAAATTTCTTCGAACCTCCGTCAGGTGCTACTGGACTGGTGCGAAAGGATGTCGAGAGCATTGTTACTGCAATATGCAAAGATAAACTGTTGGATCTCTACAACAAGAGAAGCATCTCAGAACTGGTTGAGGTGGTCTGCGTTACTGTAGGTCCTAGGGAGCAACCGCCACCTTCAACTGTTGGGAGGTCCAGCATCTATATCATCATCAGACGTGACAACAAGCTCTATGTTGGACAG ACGGATGATCTTGTGGGCCGTCTTGGTGCTCATAGATCCCAGGAAGGTATGCAGGATGCCACAATATTATACATCATTGTTCCTGGCAAGAGTGTTGCCTGCCAACTGGAGACTCTTCTCATAAATCAGCTACCCTCGAAAGGTTTTAAGCTCACCAACAAGGCAGATGGCAAGCATCGGAACTTTGGTATGTCTGTAACCTCTGGAGAAGCCATGGCTGCACACTGA
- the LOC125538965 gene encoding DNA mismatch repair protein MSH1, mitochondrial isoform X2 yields MILHQCIVEEIQGPTQARARKGRFISGHAHPGSPYVFGLAEVDHDLEFPDPMPVVGISRSAKGYCLISVLETMKTYSAEEGLTEEAVVTKLRICRYHHLYLHSSLRNNSSGTSRWGEFGEGGLLWGECNGKSFDWFDGSPIDELLCKVREIYGLDEKTTFRNVTISLEGRPQPLYLGTATQIGVIPTEGIPSLPKMLLPPNCAGLPSMYIRDLLLNPPSFDVASAIQEACRLMCSITCSIPEFTCIPSAKLVKLLESKEVNHIEFCRIKNVLDEIMLMNGNTELSAIQNKLLEPASVVTGLKVDADILIKECRFISKRIGEVISLAGESDQAITSSEYIPKEFFNDMESSWKGRVKRVHAEEEFANVDVAAQALSTAVTEDFLPIIVRVKAVMSSHGSSKGEISYAKEHGAVWFKGRRLAPTVWANTPGEEQIKQLKPAIDSKGRRVGEEWFTTTKVENALARYHEACDNAKGKVLELLRGLSSELQDKTNILVFCSTLLIITKALFGHVSEGLRRGWVLPAIYPLSKDYSTEENSSEMDLLRLFPYWLDTNQGNAILNDVNMRSLFILTGPNGGGKSSMLRSVCAAALLGVCGLMVPAASAVIPHFDSIMLHMKAYDSPADGKSSFQIEMSEIRSLVSRATGRSLVLIDEICRGTETAKGTCIAGSIIERLDDVGCLGIVSTHLHGIFDLPLSLNNTDFKAMGTEVVNGCIQPTWRLMDGICRESLAFQTARKEGMPDLIIKRAEELYLTMSRSNKQTSSTAHHGPSVGYSNVNGLVDMPDGLGNFFEPPSGATGLVRKDVESIVTAICKDKLLDLYNKRSISELVEVVCVTVGPREQPPPSTVGRSSIYIIIRRDNKLYVGQTDDLVGRLGAHRSQEGMQDATILYIIVPGKSVACQLETLLINQLPSKGFKLTNKADGKHRNFGMSVTSGEAMAAH; encoded by the exons ATGATACTGCATCAA TGCATAGTTGAGGAAATTCAAGGCCCAACTCAAGCCCGTGCTCGGAAAGGTCGATTTATTTCTGG CCATGCACATCCTGGTAGTCCTTATGTATTTGGGCTTGCTGAAGTAGACCATGATCTTGAGTTTCCTGACCCAATGCCGGTAGTTG GGATTTCACGCTCCGCGAAAGGCTATTGCTTGATTTCTGTGCTAGAAACCATGAAAACTTATTCAGCTGAGGAGGGCCTAACAGAGGAAGCCGTAGTCACTAAGCTGCGTATATGCCGTTATCATCATTTATACCTTCACAGTTCTCTGAGGAATAATTCTTCAG GGACATCACGCTGGGGAGAATTTGGCGAGGGAGGGCTCTTGTGGGGAGAGTGCAACGGAAAGTCTTTTGACTGGTTTGATGGCTCTCCTATTGACGAACTTTTATGCAAG GTAAGGGAAATATATGGCCTGGATGAGAAAACTACTTTTCGCAACGTCACTATCTCGTTGGAAGGGAGGCCTCAACCTTTATATCTTGGAACTGCTACTCAAATTG GAGTGATACCAACTGAGGGGATCCCCAGTTTACCAAAAATGCTACTCCCTCCAAATTGTGCCGGGCTTCCATCAAT GTATATAAGAGATCTTCTTCTTAATCCTCCATCTTTTGATGTTGCCTCTGCAATTCAAG AGGCTTGCAGGCTTATGTGCAGCATAACTTGTTCGATTCCAGAATTTACTTGCATACCATCCGCGAAG CTTGTGAAATTACTTGAGTCAAAAGAGGTTAATCACATCGAGTTTTGTAGAATAAAAAATGTCCTTGACGAGATTATGTTAATGAATGGAAACACCGAGCTTTCAGCTATCCAGAACAAATTGCTCGAACCTGCTTCGGTGGTTACCGGGTTGAAAGTTGATGCTGATATACTA ATTAAAGAATGTAGATTTATTTCCAAACGTATAGGTGAAGTGATATCTTTAGCTGGCGAAAGTGATCAGGCAATAACTTCATCGGAATATATTCCCAAGGAGTTCTTTAATGATATGGAGTCATCTTGGAAGGGGCGTGTGAAAAGGGTCCATGCCGAAGAAGAGTTCGCCAATGTTGATGTCGCTGCTCAGGCATTATCAACAGCG GTCACTGAAGATTTTCTGCCAATTATTGTAAGAGTAAAAGCCGTGATGTCCTCGCATGGAAGTTCTAAAGGGGAAATCTCTTACGCAAAAGAACATGGGGCTGTTTGGTTTAAAGGGAGGCGACTCGCACCAACTGTGTGGGCCAACACACCTGGTGAAGAACAGATAAAACAACTAAAGCCTGCGATTGATTCAAAAGGTAGAAGAGTTGGGGAAGAATGGTTTACAACAACCAAAGTTGAGAATGCTTTAGCCAG GTATCATGAAGCTTGTGATAATGCAAAAGGTAAAGTTCTAGAGCTATTGAGAGGTCTTTCAAGCGAATTACAGGACAAGACCAATATCCTTGTCTTCTGCTCAACGTTGCTCATCATAACAAAAGCACTTTTTGGTCATGTTAG TGAGGGTCTAAGAAGGGGCTGGGTGCTTCCTGCCATATATCCCTTATCTAAG GATTATAGTACGGAAGAAAACTCAAGCGAAATGGATTTATTAAGACTCTTTCCTTACTGGCTTGATACTAATCAAGGGAATGCAATACTGAATGATGTCAACATGCGTTCTTTGTTTATTTTGACTGGTCCAAATGGTGGAGGTAAATCCAGTATGCTGCGATCAGTCTGCGCGGCTGCATTGCTTGGAGTATGTGGCCTGATGGTGCCAGCTGCTTCAGCTGTCATCCCACACTTTGATTCTATAATGCTGCATATGAAGGCCTATGACAGTCCAGCTGATGGGAAAAGTTCGTTTCAG ATCGAAATGTCAGAGATACGATCTTTAGTTAGTCGAGCTACTGGTAGGAGTCTTGTTCTCATCGATGAAATTTGTAGAGGCACAGAAACTGCAAAAGGAACTTGTATAGCTGGTAGCATCATTGAAAGGCTGGATGACGTTGGCTGCCTGGGCATCGTATCAACCcatttacatggcatttttgacCTTCCTCTTTCACTCAACAATACTGATTTCAAGGCTATGGGAACAGAAGTGGTCAATGGGTGCATTCAGCCAACATGGAGACTTATGGATGGCATCTGCAGAGAAAGCCTTGCTTTTCAAACAGCCAGGAAGGAAGGTATGCCTGACTTGATAATTAAAAGAGCAGAGGAGCTATATTTGACCATGAGCAGAAGCAACAAACAGACATCATCAACAGCCCACCATGGGCCTTCCGTTGGCTACTCCAATGTAAATGGCTTGGTTGATATGCCCGATGGTCTGGGAAATTTCTTCGAACCTCCGTCAGGTGCTACTGGACTGGTGCGAAAGGATGTCGAGAGCATTGTTACTGCAATATGCAAAGATAAACTGTTGGATCTCTACAACAAGAGAAGCATCTCAGAACTGGTTGAGGTGGTCTGCGTTACTGTAGGTCCTAGGGAGCAACCGCCACCTTCAACTGTTGGGAGGTCCAGCATCTATATCATCATCAGACGTGACAACAAGCTCTATGTTGGACAG ACGGATGATCTTGTGGGCCGTCTTGGTGCTCATAGATCCCAGGAAGGTATGCAGGATGCCACAATATTATACATCATTGTTCCTGGCAAGAGTGTTGCCTGCCAACTGGAGACTCTTCTCATAAATCAGCTACCCTCGAAAGGTTTTAAGCTCACCAACAAGGCAGATGGCAAGCATCGGAACTTTGGTATGTCTGTAACCTCTGGAGAAGCCATGGCTGCACACTGA